A stretch of the Aphelocoma coerulescens isolate FSJ_1873_10779 chromosome 22, UR_Acoe_1.0, whole genome shotgun sequence genome encodes the following:
- the SNRNP27 gene encoding U4/U6.U5 small nuclear ribonucleoprotein 27 kDa protein gives MGRSRSRSPPRRERRRSRSTSRDRDRRRRERSRSRDRDRRRSRSRSPHRRRSRSPRRHRSSSSSPARPKERRDEEKKELKDSKKERQITEEDLQGKTEEEIEMMKMMGFASFDTTKGKKVDGAANAYAINVSQKRKYRQYMNRKGGFNRPLDFIA, from the exons ATGGGCCGCAGCCGCTCCCGGTCACCGCCGCGGCGGG AGCGCCGGCGCTCGCGCTCCACGTcccgggacagggacaggcggcggcgggagcgatCGCGGTcccgggacagggacaggaggaggagcCGGTCCCGCTCCCCACACCGGAGACGATCCAG GTCCCCACGCCGGCATCGCTCCAGCTCCTCGTCACCAGCACGGCCCAAGGAGCGCCGGgatgaggagaagaaggagctcAAGGACTCCAAGAAGGAGCGGCAGATCACAG AGGAGGATTTGCAGGGCAAGACAGAGGAGGAGATTgagatgatgaagatgatgggGTTTGCCTCCTTCGATACCACCAAG GGGAAGAAGGTGGACGGCGCCGCCAATGCCTACGCCATCAACGTGTCCCAGAAGAGGAAATACAG GCAATACATGAACAGAAAAGGAGGATTCAACAGGCCCCTGGATTTCATCGCCTGA